One Brachyspira pilosicoli P43/6/78 genomic window carries:
- the fusA gene encoding elongation factor G, with product MARQISLENTRNIGIMAHIDAGKTTLSERILFFTGKTHRLGEVHEGAAEMDWMEQERERGITITSAATTCFWNGHRINLIDTPGHVDFTAEVERSLRVLDSAVGVFCSVGGVQPQSETVWRQASNYKIPRAIFVNKMDRIGANFYAVLDQTRDRLKANSHPVVIPIGAESNFEGVVDLVKMKEIVWVSEDGMKMEEREIRAELKEQAEKYRNELLEAIVEYDDDAMNKFFEGEEIDIPTIKRLIRTATLTADFFPMFCGTAFKNKGIQVLIDAVVDYLPSPLDKPEIEGTDLDGNVIKRKVADDEKFSALAFKIMTDPHVGKIAFLRVYSGILEAGSYVYNATKGKRERIGRILQMHANKREEIEQVYCGDIAAAVGLKETTTGDTLCPENAPIILESINFPEPVINVAIEPKTKGDRDKMSIALSRLAEEDPTFRVSFDEETGQTIIAGMGELHLEIICDRMKREYKVEANVGRPQVSYREGIKKTVEVEGKFVRQSGGKGQYGDVWLRIGPNEPNAGFKFNNEIVGGVVPKEYIPAVEKGCVEAMNTGVLANYPMLDVIVSAFDGSFHPVDSSEMAFKIAASMGFKDGCKKADPYLLEPMMSVEVVTPEDYMGDIIGDLASRRGQVHGFTDKSGYKSINATVPLAEMFGYTTSIRNVSQGRASYTMQFSHYEEVPKNVAEEIIGARMGNAK from the coding sequence GTGGCACGTCAAATTTCGTTAGAAAATACACGTAATATTGGTATTATGGCTCACATTGATGCTGGTAAAACTACTTTAAGTGAGCGTATATTATTCTTTACAGGTAAGACACATAGATTAGGTGAGGTTCATGAAGGTGCAGCTGAAATGGACTGGATGGAGCAGGAGAGAGAAAGAGGTATTACAATTACTTCTGCTGCAACTACTTGTTTTTGGAATGGTCATAGAATTAACTTAATAGATACTCCAGGGCACGTTGACTTTACTGCTGAGGTAGAAAGGTCTTTAAGAGTATTAGATAGTGCTGTAGGAGTTTTTTGTTCTGTAGGCGGTGTTCAGCCTCAAAGTGAAACAGTATGGAGACAAGCAAGTAACTATAAAATCCCAAGAGCTATTTTTGTTAATAAAATGGACAGGATTGGTGCTAACTTCTACGCTGTTTTAGATCAAACAAGAGATAGATTAAAAGCAAACAGTCACCCAGTAGTTATACCTATAGGTGCAGAAAGCAACTTCGAGGGTGTTGTTGACTTAGTAAAAATGAAAGAGATAGTTTGGGTATCTGAAGATGGTATGAAGATGGAAGAGAGAGAAATCAGAGCCGAACTAAAAGAACAAGCAGAAAAATATAGAAATGAATTATTAGAAGCAATCGTTGAATATGATGATGATGCTATGAATAAGTTCTTTGAAGGTGAGGAAATAGATATTCCTACAATCAAAAGACTTATAAGAACAGCTACATTAACAGCAGACTTCTTCCCAATGTTCTGTGGTACAGCTTTCAAAAACAAAGGTATTCAAGTATTAATAGATGCTGTAGTTGATTATTTACCATCTCCATTAGATAAACCTGAAATAGAAGGTACAGATTTAGATGGTAATGTTATAAAAAGAAAAGTAGCAGATGATGAGAAATTCAGTGCATTAGCATTCAAAATAATGACAGATCCACACGTTGGAAAAATAGCATTCTTAAGAGTTTACTCTGGAATATTAGAAGCTGGTTCTTATGTTTATAATGCTACAAAAGGAAAAAGAGAGCGTATCGGAAGAATACTTCAGATGCACGCTAACAAAAGAGAAGAGATTGAACAAGTATATTGCGGTGATATAGCAGCAGCAGTAGGACTTAAAGAAACTACAACAGGTGATACATTATGTCCAGAAAATGCTCCTATCATCTTGGAATCAATCAACTTCCCAGAGCCAGTAATTAACGTTGCTATAGAGCCTAAAACAAAAGGTGATAGAGATAAAATGTCTATAGCTTTATCAAGACTTGCTGAAGAAGACCCAACATTCAGAGTTAGTTTTGATGAAGAAACAGGTCAAACAATTATCGCAGGTATGGGTGAGCTTCACTTAGAGATTATCTGTGATAGAATGAAAAGAGAATACAAAGTTGAGGCAAATGTAGGTCGTCCTCAAGTATCTTACAGAGAAGGTATTAAGAAGACAGTTGAAGTTGAAGGTAAATTCGTACGTCAGTCAGGCGGTAAAGGTCAGTACGGTGATGTATGGTTGAGAATTGGACCTAATGAGCCTAATGCAGGATTCAAGTTTAATAACGAAATCGTTGGTGGTGTTGTTCCAAAAGAATATATACCAGCTGTAGAGAAAGGTTGTGTTGAGGCTATGAATACAGGTGTTCTTGCTAACTATCCAATGCTAGACGTTATAGTATCAGCATTTGATGGTTCATTCCACCCAGTAGACTCATCAGAAATGGCATTCAAAATTGCTGCTTCAATGGGTTTCAAAGATGGATGTAAAAAAGCAGATCCTTACTTGTTAGAGCCTATGATGAGCGTAGAAGTTGTAACACCAGAAGATTATATGGGTGATATTATCGGTGACTTAGCTTCAAGAAGAGGACAGGTTCACGGATTTACAGATAAGTCTGGTTACAAATCTATTAATGCTACAGTACCTCTTGCAGAGATGTTTGGTTATACAACAAGTATAAGAAACGTATCACAAGGTAGAGCAAGCTACACAATGCAGTTCTCACACTACGAGGAAGTACCTAAGAACGTAGCAGAAGAGATAATAGGTGCTAGAATGGGTAACGCTAAATAA
- the rplC gene encoding 50S ribosomal protein L3 encodes MVGIIGRKLGMTTVFDETGNAIAVTVVEAGPCTVMQVRDNEKDGYNAIQLGYGAVKEKHLKKPQIGQFKKANLEPKKYLKEFRLDDSSAYTVGQELKVDIFQAGDFIDVSSLSKGRGFAGVMKRHNYDGGPMSHGSNFRRRAGSIGCNSYPARVWKGKGMPGHMGNTLTTIQNLKVVEIRPEDNLIMIKGSIPGAINGIVKITQAAKKKNKKKNSMTK; translated from the coding sequence ATGGTAGGAATAATTGGCAGAAAATTGGGTATGACAACAGTTTTCGATGAAACTGGCAATGCTATAGCAGTAACAGTTGTAGAGGCTGGGCCATGCACAGTTATGCAGGTTAGAGATAATGAGAAAGATGGCTATAATGCTATTCAATTAGGTTATGGTGCTGTAAAAGAAAAGCATTTAAAAAAGCCACAAATAGGGCAATTTAAAAAAGCAAATTTAGAGCCTAAGAAATATTTAAAAGAATTTAGGTTAGATGATTCAAGTGCTTATACAGTTGGTCAGGAACTTAAAGTAGATATATTTCAAGCGGGCGATTTTATAGATGTTAGTTCTTTGAGCAAAGGTAGAGGATTTGCCGGCGTAATGAAAAGACATAATTACGATGGTGGTCCTATGAGTCATGGTTCTAATTTCAGAAGAAGAGCAGGTTCTATAGGTTGTAACAGTTACCCTGCAAGAGTATGGAAAGGCAAAGGTATGCCTGGTCATATGGGTAATACTTTAACTACTATACAAAACTTAAAAGTAGTTGAAATAAGACCAGAAGATAACTTGATTATGATTAAAGGTTCTATACCTGGAGCTATAAACGGTATAGTAAAAATCACTCAAGCAGCTAAGAAGAAAAATAAGAAGAAGAACTCAATGACTAAATAA
- the rplW gene encoding 50S ribosomal protein L23: MYSLLIEPILTEKSNILRTEPKGTEKRYYVFRVRQDANKQELKKAVEKIFNVHPLDCKIINVKPKKKNRRMSRRGYTRSYKKAIIVLDGKESIDIVK; the protein is encoded by the coding sequence ATGTATTCACTTTTAATTGAGCCTATACTTACAGAAAAGAGTAATATCCTTAGAACTGAGCCTAAAGGAACAGAGAAGCGTTATTATGTATTTAGAGTAAGACAGGACGCTAATAAGCAAGAGTTGAAGAAAGCGGTTGAAAAAATATTTAATGTACATCCGCTAGATTGTAAGATAATAAATGTAAAGCCTAAGAAGAAAAATCGCAGAATGAGCAGACGCGGTTATACACGCAGTTATAAAAAAGCGATAATAGTTCTCGATGGCAAAGAATCAATAGATATAGTAAAATAA
- the rpsJ gene encoding 30S ribosomal protein S10 translates to MKEQKIRVKLKAFDIELIDQSAQSIVASVKKTGARVSGPIPLPTSIRKVTVIRSPHVNIKSREQFEMRVYKRLIDIFDVTPQTTESLKKLALPAGVDVQLK, encoded by the coding sequence ATGAAAGAACAGAAAATAAGAGTTAAATTAAAAGCCTTTGATATAGAATTAATTGATCAATCAGCTCAGTCAATAGTTGCTAGTGTAAAGAAGACAGGTGCAAGAGTATCAGGACCTATACCACTACCTACAAGCATAAGAAAGGTAACAGTAATAAGAAGTCCGCATGTAAACATTAAGTCAAGAGAGCAGTTCGAGATGAGAGTTTACAAGAGATTAATAGATATCTTTGATGTAACACCTCAAACAACTGAGTCTTTGAAGAAGTTGGCACTTCCAGCTGGCGTAGATGTACAGTTGAAGTAA
- the tuf gene encoding elongation factor Tu has translation MAKGTYEGTKTHVNVGTIGHVDHGKTTLTSAITAVSSAMFPATVQKVAYDSVAKASESQGRRDPTKILTIATSHVEYESDNRHYAHVDCPGHADYIKNMITGAAQMDGAILVVSAEDGVMPQTKEHVLLSRQVGVNYIVVFLNKCDKLDDPEMAEIVEAEVVDVLDHYGFDGSKTPIIRGSAIKAIQAIEAGKDPRTDPDCKCILDLLNALDTYIPDPVRETDKDFLMSIEDVYSIPGRGTVVTGRIERGQIKKGDEVEIVGLRETKKTTCTGVEMFKKEVVGIAGYNVGCLLRGIERKEVERGQVLAKPGTITPHKKFEAEVYILKKEEGGRHSGFVSGYRPQMYFRTTDVTGVINLPEGSPMIMPGDNANLTIELISQIAMEEKQRFAIREGGKTVGNGVVTKILE, from the coding sequence ATGGCTAAAGGAACTTATGAAGGTACAAAAACACACGTAAACGTTGGTACTATCGGTCACGTTGACCATGGTAAAACAACATTAACATCAGCAATAACTGCAGTATCATCTGCAATGTTTCCAGCAACAGTACAAAAAGTTGCATACGATTCAGTAGCAAAAGCTTCTGAGAGTCAAGGTAGAAGAGACCCTACAAAAATTTTGACAATCGCTACTTCACACGTAGAATATGAATCAGATAACAGACACTATGCTCACGTAGACTGTCCAGGTCACGCTGACTATATTAAAAACATGATTACAGGTGCTGCTCAGATGGACGGTGCTATCTTAGTAGTATCAGCAGAAGACGGTGTAATGCCACAAACAAAAGAACACGTACTTCTTTCAAGACAAGTAGGTGTAAACTACATCGTTGTATTCTTAAACAAATGTGATAAATTAGATGACCCAGAAATGGCAGAAATAGTAGAAGCAGAAGTAGTAGACGTATTAGACCACTATGGTTTCGATGGCTCTAAAACTCCTATTATTAGAGGTTCTGCAATCAAAGCTATTCAAGCAATCGAAGCAGGAAAAGATCCAAGAACTGATCCAGATTGTAAATGTATATTAGACCTATTAAACGCACTTGATACTTATATTCCAGATCCAGTACGTGAAACAGATAAAGACTTCTTAATGTCAATCGAAGACGTATACTCAATCCCTGGAAGAGGTACAGTTGTTACAGGTAGAATAGAAAGAGGACAAATCAAAAAAGGTGACGAAGTAGAAATCGTTGGTTTAAGAGAAACTAAGAAAACTACTTGTACTGGTGTAGAAATGTTCAAGAAAGAAGTTGTTGGTATAGCTGGTTATAACGTTGGATGTCTTTTAAGAGGTATTGAACGTAAAGAAGTAGAAAGAGGACAGGTATTAGCTAAACCAGGTACAATCACACCTCATAAAAAATTCGAAGCAGAAGTTTATATCTTGAAAAAAGAAGAAGGTGGAAGACATAGCGGTTTCGTAAGCGGTTACAGACCACAAATGTACTTCAGAACAACAGACGTAACAGGAGTTATCAACTTACCAGAAGGTTCTCCAATGATAATGCCAGGTGATAACGCTAACTTAACTATAGAGTTAATCAGCCAAATCGCTATGGAAGAGAAACAAAGATTCGCTATACGTGAAGGTGGTAAGACAGTAGGTAACGGTGTTGTAACAAAAATATTAGAATAA
- the rplD gene encoding 50S ribosomal protein L4, with amino-acid sequence MEVVILNENGDSVGNLEVVDEIFKSEVNNNLLYEAIKNELANRRQGTHSTKTRAEVSGGGKKPWRQKGTGRARAGSTRSPIWVGGGKTHTPKPRDYSYRLPKKMKRKALLSVLSLKYGNNVLKVFEDFTFDAPKTKRMASFISKVKEPNSRKVAFVVGKDESLGDNYNKLLLSLRNIKDLKLVNADSMSIHPLYYADEVYFTKTALSKLNARIKG; translated from the coding sequence ATGGAAGTAGTAATACTAAATGAAAATGGAGATAGCGTAGGTAATTTAGAGGTAGTTGACGAGATATTCAAATCAGAAGTTAACAACAATCTACTTTACGAAGCAATCAAAAATGAGTTGGCGAACAGACGTCAAGGAACTCACTCTACTAAAACAAGAGCAGAAGTTTCAGGAGGCGGTAAAAAGCCTTGGAGACAAAAAGGTACAGGTAGAGCAAGAGCAGGTTCTACACGTTCACCAATTTGGGTAGGCGGTGGTAAAACACATACTCCTAAGCCTAGAGATTATAGTTATAGATTGCCTAAAAAGATGAAACGTAAGGCTCTATTGTCTGTTTTATCTTTGAAATATGGTAACAATGTTCTTAAAGTTTTTGAGGATTTCACTTTTGATGCTCCAAAGACAAAAAGAATGGCAAGTTTTATAAGTAAGGTTAAAGAGCCAAATAGCAGAAAAGTAGCATTTGTAGTAGGTAAAGATGAGTCATTAGGTGATAATTACAATAAGTTATTATTATCTTTAAGAAACATCAAAGATTTAAAGCTTGTAAATGCAGACAGTATGTCTATACATCCTTTATATTATGCTGATGAAGTATACTTTACTAAAACAGCTTTATCTAAATTAAATGCTAGAATTAAGGGATAA